ataTGGGTAATCAGTGAAACTTGTTTTTGACCCTGTGTGCTATCTCCATCACAATCATCGCATAGTTTCTTCAATTATATTAGTTGGTGGAGGCATTTTCACTTTATCATTGAATTGACGCCTCTGGAAGTATGAGGTGATTGATATTTATTCTCTGGTGTAACAATTTCCAGGTACTGTTGCATCATGGCGGAAGATGGTGCTGATACTTTTCCGGAGTTGCTAAGTGTGTACAGAGTGTCTGGTCCCAGAAGCAATAGCATTTCTGATGACAGTGCTTCAAAGCCCTGTTTTTCTCAAAACTCTGTTCCAAATGTTTGGAGAACTCCAAATATTATTCAGAAGCTTAAGCTGGTAGAGAGGGTTAATGGTGTAACGAGAGTGACTAACAGCAGTCGCCAGAAGGACAAAAGCAATTCTCTTTCACCGCAGGACAAGAGCAATTCTCTGTCTCCGGAGGACAAAAACAACACTCTTGGTACTGTGGCTTCTATGGGAAGTGAAACTCTGAACGACAGCAATTTGCCTCCTCAGTCAGTATTAACTCCAACATTAGAGAAAGAGTTAAATTCATCTACTGGAGTTGATGCAACTACATCTAAGGATTGCGAAAATGATAAATGCAAAAATGAAGAATCCCTAGAAATGTATGGTGAAAACAATgatgagattgttgacaacaacATATCTGACATTGTCTCGGACAGTGATGATGATTGTTCTTTAAATGACATTGTCTCGGAAAGTGATGATGATTGTTCTTTAGATGACATTGACTCGGACACTGGAGAGAGAAGCCATGAACAGTGCAAGAAGAGCAAGTGGCTTAGGAATTTCTTTGATGGATTAAATGTACTGGCCAATGAGGAGATAGGTTCACAAGACAGACAGTGGTATTGTCCAGCGTGCCAAGGGATCCCCGGTGGTATTGGTTGGTACAAGGGGCTGCAATCCCTTTTGGATCATTCCAGAACAATACAATCAAAGAGGGTAAGACTGCACCGAATGTTTGCTGAAACCTTGGAAGAAGAGTTTTTCAGGAGAAGGGTTGAGAGCAAGATAAAACATATTAACGATGATAGTCGGAAGCTTAACAACTACAAAAGCTTGATAGCCGAAGAACAAGTCAAATCACAAGTCTGTGTAGATTCTTCATGTGAATTAAGTGAGAAGTTAAGCCTCAAAATAGAAGAAAACCATGTTGATCAACAGAACAAGGAGGTAATGCCGAAATTATATTCATGATATTTTTTGGAGCTCATTGTGTTTAGTAAGATGAAACattgatatttttcatataaataagaTTCAGTATGCAAAATATGATTACAATGCTCTATATTTTGAAGGTGAACATAAGAATATACGAATTTGTATGTGAAAAATCCTTCAATGGTTGAACATTTTGAAATGATAATGCAAATCTGTATGATGTGAAAAATCCTTCAATGACTgatcattttaatataaatatgcaAATGTAAGTGATGTAAAAGTCCTTCTATGACAGTTCATTTTGATACTATTTTGTAGATGGACGCAGAAGAAAACAGTTTCCAGGACCAAATCCAAGTCATAGCAGCAAAAGAAGACCAGTCTGTGAAATTGCAGCACGCAATGCAAGAAAAAGCAGAAAACACTTGTCAAGAATCTGTCAAGAAAGAGGACAGGTAATTGTTCATTATTCCTAATTGTCCATAATTCCAAACATGTttcaaaatttgtgtttttttattatcattcttTTCTTATATGCATATCTTAGCTTTCTGTTGCCATTTGAGtaatacttaattaaataatgagCTACTGAGATTCAGTTTTTGATTTCTAAGAAGCAAAATTCTCATTGGTTTTTGTCATTTTCTAATCTATGTTCTATGGGTGGAAAATACTATATGTAGTTCCCAGAAGTACAAGGAGATTATGCAGTTGGGATcggagagaaagaaaataatgaaaattcatGAAGAGAAATGGTTGGCTCTGAAGAAGAAACAATGGCAGGAGCTGATTGAACTTGAGAAGGAATTAGAGAATGAACTGACGCAGCTGATGGACAAGTACGCTTCCAACTAGTCATAAGAGAAAGACATATCTAAACTGAATGGCTGCTGAGTAACATTATTACCAAAAACCGAAACAGGAGAGTGGCTAAGACCAGAATC
Above is a genomic segment from Vigna radiata var. radiata cultivar VC1973A chromosome 10, Vradiata_ver6, whole genome shotgun sequence containing:
- the LOC111242708 gene encoding protein SUPPRESSOR OF GENE SILENCING 3 homolog, giving the protein MAEDGADTFPELLSVYRVSGPRSNSISDDSASKPCFSQNSVPNVWRTPNIIQKLKLVERVNGVTRVTNSSRQKDKSNSLSPQDKSNSLSPEDKNNTLGTVASMGSETLNDSNLPPQSVLTPTLEKELNSSTGVDATTSKDCENDKCKNEESLEMYGENNDEIVDNNISDIVSDSDDDCSLNDIVSESDDDCSLDDIDSDTGERSHEQCKKSKWLRNFFDGLNVLANEEIGSQDRQWYCPACQGIPGGIGWYKGLQSLLDHSRTIQSKRVRLHRMFAETLEEEFFRRRVESKIKHINDDSRKLNNYKSLIAEEQVKSQVCVDSSCELSEKLSLKIEENHVDQQNKEMDAEENSFQDQIQVIAAKEDQSVKLQHAMQEKAENTCQESVKKEDSSQKYKEIMQLGSERKKIMKIHEEKWLALKKKQWQELIELEKELENELTQLMDKYASN